In a genomic window of Caloenas nicobarica isolate bCalNic1 chromosome 1, bCalNic1.hap1, whole genome shotgun sequence:
- the LOC135984434 gene encoding cytoglobin-like, whose translation MSFSEAEVQSARGAWEKMYADAEDNGTTVLVRMFTEHPDTKSYFTHFKGMDSAEEMKQSDQVRGHGKKVFTAINDMVQHLDNSEAFLGIVNPLGKKHATQLKIDPKNFRIICDIILQLMEEKFGGDCKASFEKVTNEICSHLNNAYKEAGW comes from the exons ATGTCGTTCTCTGAAGCCGAGGTGCAAAGTGCCCGTGGTGCCTGGGAGAAGATGTATGCGGATGCTGAGGACAACGGGACAACTGTGCTGGTCAG GATGTTTACTGAGCACCCAGACACCAAGTCCTACTTCACGCACTTCAAAGGCATGGACTCGGCCGAAGAGATGAAGCAGTCGGATCAGGTCAGGGGCCACGGCAAGAAGGTTTTCACCGCCATCAACGACATGGTGCAACACCTGGACAACTCCGAGGCTTTTCTTGGGATAGTGAACCCACTTGGCAAGAAACATGCCACCCAGCTGAAGATTGACCCCAAAAACTTCAGG ATTATCTGCGACATTATCTTGCAACTGATGGAGGAGAAATTTGGCGGAGACTGCAAAGCTTCCTTTGAGAAGGTGACCAATGAAATCTGCTCTCACCTGAACAACGCCTACAAAGAGGCAGGTTGGTGA
- the LOC135990837 gene encoding putative RNA-binding protein Luc7-like 2 isoform X1: MIHLFNVSLPAYINLQGSVRKAPHSPSRDTTRQRIKFSDDRVCKSHLLNCCPHDVLSGTRMDLGECLKVHDLALRADYEIASKDQDFFFELDAMDHLQSFIADCDRRTEVAKKRLAETQEEISAEVAAKAERVHELNEEIGKLLAKVEQLGADGNVEESQKVMDEVEKARVKKREAEEVYRNSMPASSFQQQKLRVCEVCSAYLGLHDNDRRLADHFGGKLHLGFIEIREKLEELRRIVADKQEKRNQERLKRREEREREEREKLRSSRSHSRHAKRSRSRDRRRHRSRSASRERKRRTRSKSREKRHRHRSRSNSRSRSRSHHRSRHSSRERSRERSSKKRSSKERSSRDKERSRDRDRTSRDKERSSRERSPRDFRDKKRSYESANGRSEDPRSSEEREAGEI; the protein is encoded by the exons ATGATTCATTT gtTCAATGTATCTTTGCCTGCCTACATCAATCTGCAAGGGAGTGTCAGAAAGGCCCCGCATTCGCCGAGCC GTGACACGACCCGTCAGCGAATCAAATTCAGTGATGACAGAGTTTGCAAGAGCCACCTTCTCAACTGCTGCCCTCACGATGTGCTCTCTGGAACT AGAATGGACCTTGGAGAATGTCTGAAAGTACATGACCTGGCATTAAGAGCAGACTATGAAATAGCATCCAAAGATCAAGACTTCTTCTTTGAGCTTGAT GCAATGGACCACCTGCAGTCATTTATTGCAGACTGTGACAGGAGAACAGAAGTGGCTAAGAAAAGGCTAGCAGAAACCCAAGAAGAGATCAGTGCTGAAGTTGCAGCTAAA GCTGAAAGAGTTCATGAATTGAATGAAGAAATTGGGAAACTGCTGGCCAAAGTAGAACAGCTTGGAGCTGATGGGAATGTGGAAGAATCTCAAAAAGTAATGGATGAAGTAGAGAAGGCTCGGGtaaagaagagagaagctgaA gaaGTATACCGGAATTCTATGCCTGCCTCTagctttcagcagcagaagctACGGGTTTGTGAAGTGTGCTCGGCTTATCTTGGTCTTCATGACAATGACCGACGACTTGCTGACCACTTTGGAGGAAAGCTACATTTAGGATTTATTGAAATAAGAGAGAAGCTTGAGGAACTCAGG aGGATTGTGGCTGATAAACAGGAGAAACGAAATCAGGAACGTCTGAAGCGtagagaggagagggaaagagaagaaagggaaaaactaAGGAG cTCCAGATCCCACAGCAGGCATGCCAAAAG ATCTAGGTCCCGAGATCGCCGCAGACATCGGTCTCGCTCAGCCTCCCGGGAACGAAAGAGAAGAACTCGCTCCAAATCCCGTGAGAAACGCCATCGTCACAGGTCTCGCTCGAACAGCCGCAGCCGGAGTCGCAGCCACCATAGAAGCAGGCATAGCTCCAGGGAGAGGAGCCGAGAACGCAGCTCCAAAAAGAG ATCCTCAAAAGAAAGATCTTCAAGAGACAAAGAACGTTCAAGAGATCGTGATAGAACATCACGTGATAAAGAGAGAAGCTCCAGAGAGAGGTCACCGCGAGATTTCAGAGACAAGAAACGTTCTTACGAAAGTGCTAATGGCCGATCAGAAGACCCGAGGAGCTCAGAGGAGCGCGAAGCAGGGGAGATATAA
- the LOC135990837 gene encoding putative RNA-binding protein Luc7-like 2 isoform X2 has product MSAQAQMRAMLDQLMGTSRDGDTTRQRIKFSDDRVCKSHLLNCCPHDVLSGTRMDLGECLKVHDLALRADYEIASKDQDFFFELDAMDHLQSFIADCDRRTEVAKKRLAETQEEISAEVAAKAERVHELNEEIGKLLAKVEQLGADGNVEESQKVMDEVEKARVKKREAEEVYRNSMPASSFQQQKLRVCEVCSAYLGLHDNDRRLADHFGGKLHLGFIEIREKLEELRRIVADKQEKRNQERLKRREEREREEREKLRSSRSHSRHAKRSRSRDRRRHRSRSASRERKRRTRSKSREKRHRHRSRSNSRSRSRSHHRSRHSSRERSRERSSKKRSSKERSSRDKERSRDRDRTSRDKERSSRERSPRDFRDKKRSYESANGRSEDPRSSEEREAGEI; this is encoded by the exons GTGACACGACCCGTCAGCGAATCAAATTCAGTGATGACAGAGTTTGCAAGAGCCACCTTCTCAACTGCTGCCCTCACGATGTGCTCTCTGGAACT AGAATGGACCTTGGAGAATGTCTGAAAGTACATGACCTGGCATTAAGAGCAGACTATGAAATAGCATCCAAAGATCAAGACTTCTTCTTTGAGCTTGAT GCAATGGACCACCTGCAGTCATTTATTGCAGACTGTGACAGGAGAACAGAAGTGGCTAAGAAAAGGCTAGCAGAAACCCAAGAAGAGATCAGTGCTGAAGTTGCAGCTAAA GCTGAAAGAGTTCATGAATTGAATGAAGAAATTGGGAAACTGCTGGCCAAAGTAGAACAGCTTGGAGCTGATGGGAATGTGGAAGAATCTCAAAAAGTAATGGATGAAGTAGAGAAGGCTCGGGtaaagaagagagaagctgaA gaaGTATACCGGAATTCTATGCCTGCCTCTagctttcagcagcagaagctACGGGTTTGTGAAGTGTGCTCGGCTTATCTTGGTCTTCATGACAATGACCGACGACTTGCTGACCACTTTGGAGGAAAGCTACATTTAGGATTTATTGAAATAAGAGAGAAGCTTGAGGAACTCAGG aGGATTGTGGCTGATAAACAGGAGAAACGAAATCAGGAACGTCTGAAGCGtagagaggagagggaaagagaagaaagggaaaaactaAGGAG cTCCAGATCCCACAGCAGGCATGCCAAAAG ATCTAGGTCCCGAGATCGCCGCAGACATCGGTCTCGCTCAGCCTCCCGGGAACGAAAGAGAAGAACTCGCTCCAAATCCCGTGAGAAACGCCATCGTCACAGGTCTCGCTCGAACAGCCGCAGCCGGAGTCGCAGCCACCATAGAAGCAGGCATAGCTCCAGGGAGAGGAGCCGAGAACGCAGCTCCAAAAAGAG ATCCTCAAAAGAAAGATCTTCAAGAGACAAAGAACGTTCAAGAGATCGTGATAGAACATCACGTGATAAAGAGAGAAGCTCCAGAGAGAGGTCACCGCGAGATTTCAGAGACAAGAAACGTTCTTACGAAAGTGCTAATGGCCGATCAGAAGACCCGAGGAGCTCAGAGGAGCGCGAAGCAGGGGAGATATAA
- the LOC135990837 gene encoding putative RNA-binding protein Luc7-like 2 isoform X3 codes for MDLGECLKVHDLALRADYEIASKDQDFFFELDAMDHLQSFIADCDRRTEVAKKRLAETQEEISAEVAAKAERVHELNEEIGKLLAKVEQLGADGNVEESQKVMDEVEKARVKKREAEEVYRNSMPASSFQQQKLRVCEVCSAYLGLHDNDRRLADHFGGKLHLGFIEIREKLEELRRIVADKQEKRNQERLKRREEREREEREKLRSSRSHSRHAKRSRSRDRRRHRSRSASRERKRRTRSKSREKRHRHRSRSNSRSRSRSHHRSRHSSRERSRERSSKKRSSKERSSRDKERSRDRDRTSRDKERSSRERSPRDFRDKKRSYESANGRSEDPRSSEEREAGEI; via the exons ATGGACCTTGGAGAATGTCTGAAAGTACATGACCTGGCATTAAGAGCAGACTATGAAATAGCATCCAAAGATCAAGACTTCTTCTTTGAGCTTGAT GCAATGGACCACCTGCAGTCATTTATTGCAGACTGTGACAGGAGAACAGAAGTGGCTAAGAAAAGGCTAGCAGAAACCCAAGAAGAGATCAGTGCTGAAGTTGCAGCTAAA GCTGAAAGAGTTCATGAATTGAATGAAGAAATTGGGAAACTGCTGGCCAAAGTAGAACAGCTTGGAGCTGATGGGAATGTGGAAGAATCTCAAAAAGTAATGGATGAAGTAGAGAAGGCTCGGGtaaagaagagagaagctgaA gaaGTATACCGGAATTCTATGCCTGCCTCTagctttcagcagcagaagctACGGGTTTGTGAAGTGTGCTCGGCTTATCTTGGTCTTCATGACAATGACCGACGACTTGCTGACCACTTTGGAGGAAAGCTACATTTAGGATTTATTGAAATAAGAGAGAAGCTTGAGGAACTCAGG aGGATTGTGGCTGATAAACAGGAGAAACGAAATCAGGAACGTCTGAAGCGtagagaggagagggaaagagaagaaagggaaaaactaAGGAG cTCCAGATCCCACAGCAGGCATGCCAAAAG ATCTAGGTCCCGAGATCGCCGCAGACATCGGTCTCGCTCAGCCTCCCGGGAACGAAAGAGAAGAACTCGCTCCAAATCCCGTGAGAAACGCCATCGTCACAGGTCTCGCTCGAACAGCCGCAGCCGGAGTCGCAGCCACCATAGAAGCAGGCATAGCTCCAGGGAGAGGAGCCGAGAACGCAGCTCCAAAAAGAG ATCCTCAAAAGAAAGATCTTCAAGAGACAAAGAACGTTCAAGAGATCGTGATAGAACATCACGTGATAAAGAGAGAAGCTCCAGAGAGAGGTCACCGCGAGATTTCAGAGACAAGAAACGTTCTTACGAAAGTGCTAATGGCCGATCAGAAGACCCGAGGAGCTCAGAGGAGCGCGAAGCAGGGGAGATATAA